The Thioalkalivibrio thiocyanodenitrificans ARhD 1 genome window below encodes:
- the cysG gene encoding siroheme synthase CysG, with product MDFFPIFMRLEGRPCLVVGGGPIAYRKVSLLRKAHARVTVVSPALCGELQALKGQDAIEHLARGFEDDDVVDRVLVIAATDDQQVNRRVSELCMQRSIPVNVVDQPELCGFITPSMVDRSPLQVAISTGGSSPVLARLFRSRIESFIPAAYGRLAALVEGYRLRVKERIADGELRRRFWERLLEGPVTELFLSGREDAAREALDRAVETGLDQRDSGGEVFLVGAGPGDPDLLTFRALRLMQLADVVVHDNLVSPAILELVRRDAEMIYAGKKRNQHTLPQEDINRLLVRLAKEGKRVLRLKGGDPFIFGRGGEEIDTLMQEGIPFQVVPGITAAAGCAAFAGIPLTHRDYAQALVFATGHLRDGTIDLNWNMLAQPRQTVVFYMGLLGLPVICREMIDHGMPSNTPAALVEQGTTQNQRVMVGTLETLPEIVKDHDVQPPTLIIVGEVVTLHERLQWFKPGTDHTAESLFSTHGQVHHHRVGTGGKP from the coding sequence ATGGACTTCTTTCCCATCTTCATGCGGCTCGAGGGGCGTCCCTGTCTGGTGGTGGGCGGCGGTCCCATCGCGTACCGCAAGGTCTCGCTGCTGCGCAAGGCCCATGCCCGGGTCACGGTGGTATCGCCCGCTCTCTGCGGCGAACTGCAGGCGCTGAAAGGGCAGGATGCCATCGAGCACCTGGCGCGTGGCTTCGAGGACGACGACGTAGTCGACCGTGTGCTGGTGATCGCCGCCACGGATGATCAGCAGGTCAATCGCCGCGTCTCGGAGTTGTGCATGCAGCGCTCGATCCCGGTCAACGTGGTGGACCAGCCGGAGTTGTGCGGCTTCATTACCCCCTCCATGGTGGATCGTTCCCCGCTTCAGGTGGCCATTTCAACCGGCGGATCCTCGCCGGTGCTGGCACGCCTGTTCCGTTCCCGTATCGAAAGCTTCATTCCTGCCGCCTACGGCCGCCTGGCCGCCCTGGTGGAAGGCTACCGTCTGCGGGTAAAGGAGCGTATCGCCGACGGCGAGCTGCGGCGCCGCTTCTGGGAACGCCTTCTGGAGGGGCCTGTGACGGAACTGTTTCTGTCCGGCAGGGAGGATGCGGCCCGGGAGGCCCTGGACCGGGCGGTCGAAACCGGCCTTGACCAGCGCGATTCGGGCGGCGAGGTGTTTCTCGTGGGCGCCGGTCCCGGCGACCCGGATCTGCTCACCTTTCGTGCCCTTCGATTGATGCAGCTGGCGGATGTGGTGGTCCACGACAACCTGGTATCGCCGGCCATCCTGGAACTGGTGCGCCGTGACGCGGAGATGATCTACGCGGGCAAGAAGCGCAATCAGCACACGCTGCCACAGGAGGACATCAATCGCCTGCTGGTGCGACTGGCCAAGGAGGGCAAGCGGGTGCTGCGTCTCAAGGGAGGCGATCCGTTTATCTTCGGCCGTGGCGGTGAGGAGATCGATACCCTCATGCAGGAGGGAATTCCATTCCAGGTGGTACCCGGCATCACCGCCGCTGCGGGTTGTGCCGCCTTCGCCGGCATTCCGCTCACCCATCGGGATTATGCTCAGGCATTGGTGTTCGCCACCGGGCATCTGCGCGATGGCACCATCGATCTCAACTGGAACATGCTGGCCCAGCCGCGTCAGACGGTGGTGTTCTACATGGGCCTGCTGGGGCTGCCCGTCATTTGCCGGGAAATGATCGACCACGGCATGCCGTCAAATACTCCGGCCGCATTGGTGGAGCAGGGCACCACCCAGAACCAGCGGGTCATGGTGGGTACGCTGGAAACGCTTCCCGAGATCGTGAAGGACCATGATGTGCAGCCGCCCACGCTGATTATCGTGGGCGAGGTGGTGACATTGCACGAGCGGCTGCAGTGGTTCAAGCCGGGCACGGATCACACGGCGGAAAGCCTGTTCAGTACACACGGCCAGGTACACCACCACCGGGTCGGTACCGGAGGTAAACCATGA
- the grxC gene encoding glutaredoxin 3 gives MSVIRMYCTAICPYCDRAERLLVRRGLGGHLEKVRVDRDREELAKMFRMTRRRSVPQIFIGDRHVGGYDDLVELDMEGELDALIAEAGIS, from the coding sequence ATGAGCGTGATTCGCATGTACTGCACCGCGATCTGTCCCTATTGCGACCGGGCCGAACGCCTGCTGGTGCGCAGGGGGCTTGGAGGCCATCTGGAAAAGGTCCGGGTGGACCGGGACCGGGAAGAACTGGCGAAGATGTTTCGCATGACCCGGCGGCGCAGTGTGCCGCAGATCTTTATTGGTGACCGCCATGTGGGCGGCTACGATGACCTGGTGGAGCTGGACATGGAAGGCGAACTCGATGCACTGATTGCCGAGGCCGGCATTTCCTGA
- a CDS encoding tetratricopeptide repeat protein, producing MKQSADNDHMDLQSGISAFEAKHFARAMQLLTPLAEGGNAEAQYRVAIMCQNGLGGTPNPDAAARWMRAAADQGHAMAQHGLGFMFLEGECLEQDARQAAHWFELAANQGLAGSQTTLAMMYEQGNGVERDLEAARRWYEKAGFDPAEMDVFKRLN from the coding sequence ATGAAGCAATCTGCAGACAACGACCACATGGACCTGCAAAGCGGCATTTCCGCTTTCGAGGCCAAGCACTTCGCAAGGGCGATGCAGTTGCTGACGCCCCTGGCCGAGGGCGGCAACGCCGAGGCCCAGTATCGGGTGGCCATCATGTGCCAGAACGGTCTGGGCGGCACACCGAATCCGGACGCCGCCGCCCGGTGGATGCGCGCCGCAGCCGACCAGGGCCACGCCATGGCCCAGCACGGTCTGGGCTTCATGTTCCTGGAAGGCGAATGCCTTGAGCAGGATGCAAGGCAGGCCGCACACTGGTTCGAACTGGCCGCCAATCAGGGACTTGCCGGTTCCCAGACCACACTTGCCATGATGTACGAGCAGGGCAACGGGGTCGAGCGTGATCTCGAGGCGGCGCGCAGATGGTATGAGAAGGCGGGTTTTGATCCGGCCGAGATGGATGTCTTCAAGCGCCTCAACTGA
- a CDS encoding Alvin_2107 family globule sulfur oxidation protein, which yields MDNKTYYETTTKMESVGVDEAYILGWQTGFLHNPKLEEQRVTEAYEAGYNDGREGKTDGYNNWTKQ from the coding sequence ATGGACAACAAGACCTACTACGAGACCACGACCAAGATGGAAAGCGTCGGCGTGGACGAAGCCTACATCCTGGGCTGGCAGACCGGCTTCCTGCACAATCCGAAGCTCGAAGAACAGCGCGTGACCGAGGCCTACGAGGCCGGGTACAACGACGGGCGGGAAGGCAAGACCGACGGCTACAACAACTGGACGAAGCAGTAA